Proteins from a single region of Ananas comosus cultivar F153 linkage group 3, ASM154086v1, whole genome shotgun sequence:
- the LOC109707776 gene encoding uncharacterized protein LOC109707776 codes for MAEFAYNNSYQASIGMAPFEALYGRKCRSPIHWSEVDERIALGLNVLREVEEKVRLARRRMFTAQARQKNYADRRRRDLEFAVGDRVFLKVSPMMALPPELAEVHSAFHISNICKYVHDPEHVLLFEPPELQENMTYEEFPVRIIAHEVRKLRNREISYVKVQWSNHDDREATWELEEAMRKHHPHLF; via the exons atggccgagttcgcctacaacaatagttatcaagctagTATAGGAATGGCCCCGTTTGAAGCTCTCTACGGGAGGAAGTGTCGTTcccctatacactggagcgaggTGGACGAGCGGATAGCCTTGGGCCTCAATGTGTTGCGAGAGGtggaagagaaggtccgccttgctcgccgAAGGATGTTTACGGCGCAAGCTAGGCAGAAGAATTATGCGGATCGGCGTCGGAGAGACcttgagttcgcggttggagaccgcgtctTCTTAAAAGTTTCGCCTATGATGG CATTGCCGCCCGAGCTTGCAGAAGTTCATAGTGCATTCCACATTTCAAATATCTGCAAATACGTtcacgatcccgagcatgtGCTCTTGTTCGAACCGCCCGAGCTTCAAGAgaatatgacttatgaggagttcccggtgCGCATCATTGCTCATGAGGTGAGGAAgctgcggaaccgtgagatttcATATGtcaaagtccaatggagcaaccatgatgaTCGGGaggctacttgggagctcgaggaggcgatgagaaagcaccatcctcatcttTTCTAG